aagagaagctttggagaagatgtcttaggtggagtcctggcttataccccagttgaacgcctgtgaagatggagccgtaggcccgctagtccgctactgtttatttttgattgccaggcctgaagcgcctttgtaataatgtaaatattatcgatataataaagatgtgtcttttatatcatgtttgtgtggtgtaccccggcttttcctgggacggggattaatacactagcgttcgggaaaaggcaattttcccggtcgcgacatccagtgcggccctctcggcgcgggcgccttccagattgaggcgcgcctgctcctcccgcagcTGCGCCGCGACCTCGGCCTCCttgagagctcgctcccgctcagtgagctcgtcctcgcggaggcggagtgcggactcctcttcggcgcaggcggcctcgtgcaccgccagcgttgcctcccggatggcgacggcggcctcgcgaccCACCAGTTCCCTCTCCTTCGTGTCCAGGGTGCGGGCGAGCTCCTCCAGcaccgtggcgcgagcctcaagggcctcttcgcgctgccgggacgcgtcgagcttcttctctagctccgccgcccggctcccgtattggaggcagAGGTCGTCCCGTGCCGTGTTGAACACGgcggtggcaatgagggcagtctcccgctcctcctccacctccctggcgatctccgccaggtccctacgacgggcctcgagctctgaggcgtgccggcggtgtgccttgcggcccgcctccaccatggcctccaccgagcgtcgcccctcttcgacacgcgcccacgccgcgtcgagctccgcccgctctgcctgcaggacctccatctgggcacttaacccgtccaacaccgtggtgttcgcggcggccaaggcctgcagaaggggctccgcgctcagtggggcagcggaaggcgtgggggagagccgcctcggtaaGGATGCCGCACGGCTCGGCCCACCGATCGACGTGCCGAACTCGGGGGCGTCCCCCGAAGCGGGCTCGTCCCGAacgtcgcccgaggggtcgggcccgagcggcgcgcccgcggcctcgtcgtgggcgGCCTCGGAAGTCGTTGTCGCCTCGGgtggagtcgggtcgggggcttggcaggccgccCTGCGTGCGTGTGCCGCCTCCGtctcccggacggactcctcggcccggcggagtctggcctcctcccgagcggcttcctcagcctggcgagcccggacagcctcctgggcagcttcctcggcttcccggaggcagtttgcggcttctcgccggtcagcttcccgcctccgggcctccgcggtcaccgtctcctcggcctcagaccggccggacttggaatggcgggaagggcgcgacgggatctcgctgaggcagaagaaaaaccagaagacgaaaaacaggtgagtgaaaacttgccttgggagatgggagaatgaatacggccgcagtgggcgcggggacgaacctgcgaggaggtcggctaaacgaccaccttgggggggagatgaggtttccccggcatggttcggtcccccccccatcttgcggagccgctttttttttcgctccccctcgggctacGACGTCGGCGCAGCACCCTCCGGgtgcctgctgctggcacgcaccgccccgccccctcggggaggagatggggagggggtatcctcctgtttcctcttcccccgggcgtcggcagggcggctgccccccgggcccccgtcacggggcccagaagcacgaccccctcccgaggtagattgttcccccctgcggctcccgctcgcgccatcgtggcctcgaggagcccgctcccctgacgccccgaccgcctgcatgatggtcaggatgttagcgcgctctggatcgctgcagagggggagaaCGCCTtgagggatgagggatgcctccacggagctgagattcagcacccgttggaccactatcctgaagtcctcagggtcccagtcccatttgcgcccctggtgggtcctcatgtagtcctcggacccggtgtactccccggcggaggaggagcttgagagcgagtGAGTATGGCAAGGGTAGGGCGCAGGAAACGGAGTGTCAGAGCacaagtggcgaaggcaaggggaagagtggcgagaggaaggaaacaaatctcttcctcggcgtctttatacccttgccaacgctatgcccggctcctcgcttcccgctcccactatctcgccccctcgtttctcgcgcccactcctCCACTAATCCCgttcgcccgtttgcggcgcacgaggcggatgtgcggccgtggcagtcaagatgggacatatcgtgcgcgcgttaactacGCTCGCTGACCGATGCACCATCATCACATCACTAGGCGAAACGAACCGgttcgtcccgattcgcgcgctactcaagtaatgtagcggtcttgaagaggccgctcattattgtcgatCGGTTTctcccttgccgatgcgcgcgatttgcgaccgttgggtttctgcccgcctgtggggaccggccccacctgtcaccgggcctaaggagtggcaTCTCGCCCGATCGCCTCCCTCGAGGGGGGCGGTCGCCCTGGCGtgacgccgggggctactgtcggtgacatggggccgggggtatcgtgactagaggcttgggtagccgcgatcACTCACGTGGCCcgaccccccgagggggtcgggcccgacggtgacatggccacccctccctctgtctccccgaggggtcgggccgctcccgtttcggccccgagggctggggcgccccaaccccctgtggtgttggcgccacgtgtgtgggttaggtgagcatagcggccctcacctaaccacatttatagcgggttagacgagcgcgtcacgccgcattcaatgcggcgcagcgcatgcTTATCCGGTTTGTGACCAGTCGCGgcatgtgaccggtcacagaccggtcagatcgcgggttaggtggcaacaggcggcctgtcgcacgcctcgccccgtcccgtcggaatgatgagagcctctaggcactcgtccctagacGGAGCTggcgtgggaactcctggagttagcacgtcggtcccggctagattcataccaggcttcatcgcaaccattacaaggaagtcattttatgaagaagggctAACGcgtggcatgctaaactgacgcgtggtagacaagaatgaccggtttgtgactggtctgacgccggtcacgtcatcagcaaacaaccgtgctcccacgttgcacctgccTCCGTCATCTGGAggttggtatgacccatcccatcggagggtcattcggacagcagccattgcaaatctccgcccataaATGAAGGAAGGACAGGGTTATCCCGGTGTGAGGCGAAGGCATGAGCCATGTTTTGGTCAAAGTAgaatgggtccccacccaaaagaaggataggtagaaatggtgtatgtggtatccccttgagatataaaaggaggaccatgcctaccaagagaggagaaagaaaaaaaaggagaaagaggaaaagaaaagggagaagaaaaggagagctCGTAaaaggaagagcggagctcatagaggagagagagagggagagggtctctagagtttgaactctcttgctctccagctctttgtaactccttcatacacagatccaccagaacacaggagtagggtattacgcttctcagcggcccgaacctgtctacatcgcccgtgtcttgtgcatttgctctctcgcgaaacattccacaaatcgagggcttagaacctcacctagcgtccccggccgaaccggcaaaggggggcccgcgcggtctcccagtgaggagccccacgctccgtcagtgtgtataagtaacttaagatttAGGATGCTGATTCGGGATGTGCATAAAATACAGGGATTAACTCTAGCCATTAGCAAATCAACaatgaaaaaagaagaagaaaaagggacCTCGAGGGACTGCCGCTACCCCCTCTTTAGTCCAGTTACCAACCGGACTAAAGATTCCCTACTTtactctcggttggtgttactaatcgggactaaagatcgatctttaatcTCATGTATTTAAATCGGAACTAAatatagcgatctttagtcccggattcataatcccggttggaaaaccgggactacaaaagGTTCTAAATCAGGAGTAAAGAGCATTTCTCCACCAATGGATTCAGATTCTAATACGTTGCATGATACATGCGACCTCTACATTTGGTTGCTACTTCCATGTTCTGACTTGGGCATCAAGCTAAAGAGAGATAGATGGATTAAGATTCGAATATTTATATGCCACGTCTCGGCATAGTTCATACCAGACCATATGATCGATAAAATGTAATGATAATTGTTCGATCGGTTGTGGTTATTTGACTTACCGAGCAAGTAGAAAAGAAATACTAAAAGCCCAGATTTTAAAAGTCAACCTATCATTAATATGGAATTACTTCAAATTTCACCCCTTTTTTTAGTAATAGAGGGCATTCATGGTTAGCAACAATTCTAAGTCACTAAACTAAGGTTCATACCAAGACATCTTACTCAAAACGTATCTTGTGCCGTGTCATGCCATGACTTTAAGATAGGTACTTCCTCTGGAGCGATAATACTTGTTATTTTAGATAAAGTCGAGATCAAattttagaatctttgattatgaataatttttaaaatatttgtctttcaaatatggtgaatacatgtatagattaatcttaaaaagtactttaataaaattatatatttgttaacccttttatatatattataatgaaaaatattggtcaaagttgttttttagaGACCGTGTCATTGTTTAAAACGATAAGAATGAATTATCAACCAAGAGGGGAGTATATTTCTCTTATATATACTCCATGGAACTACTAGCCGTAATACAAACCTACTTGAAATTATTACTggtttatttttcttccttAAACTATATACATTTAAATTGACGGCCGGTTGAAattagaaagagagagagaaaaaaaggccAGTCATCTCTTATTTCCTCATCCCTTCCAGCATGTGGCCACGCCTGAGATATGGGTGCGTCGCCATCTTTGGCGGGGCGGCCGATCGATGGCAAACGTACGATGCGGGTGCGCACCAGGGTTCATGATTCCAACGAAAACCGGTCGAATTCCGCAAAATTTTGAGGTTTCGATAAGGCTCGAAAGTAAAAGCTGTCTGAGATTTCGAtgagtttcatccaaattcaaatttaaattgataaataaaagaaaaaaaatcaaataaaatcttataaatagtatAATATTCATAAAATCTATTGgatataaattttcaaaaaaaaaattgatgtattCCGTGTATTTACTGAAATTTGAAGTAGGAAATAAAAGAATaacgaacttaaaaaaaagaaaaacaatttcaGTTTATCTCTTTTTCTAGTTAATGATtgaaatttcgatgatttcgCTCAGAATTTCGTCAAAGCCGACCGATTTTCGCGAGCTTATCGGTAAACTCAAGGAAtctgtattcaaattttggtttatgaaatttgtttggAATCTACCGGCTTTTTATCGGATTTCACAGAAACCGTCGTTCTGCCAGAGCCCTGAAATGGAAGGCCATCTTAGAAATCGTAAACCCTGGTGCGCACTGCTCTCCCCTGCGAAGCCGCGGCCATGCATCCGGCAGGCGGCAGCTGGAAATTCGCGAAAGCGAAGCGAAGGGCAAGCCGCACGATGCACGCAGCACGCGGTGGTGTCCGTCAAAGACGTACGTGGAACCCACACTGGTGGTGGGGATTGGGGGGCGGAATGGCCGATGCACGGGCCGCGCGGGCGTACGTACGCGCGTCGGCCGTTTGccttgcgcgcgcgcgcggccttTCCGTTCTCGGGAACGCGCGGGGTGGGTGGGTGGCATGGCCTTCGAGTTCGAGCCAAGCTACGGTGTCTAGCTGCGTCCGTGTGTGCCCGGCCCTGTCACCCGCGCGCTCTCTAGTCTCTCCCAGTGGCCGACACACGCGCGACGTACGTAGCGTAGGCCGATGCGGCGCGCGGTGCGAATCGAAAATCGACGTCGCGACGACATGTGCGCGCCACCGCTGTGTCCACTCCGGGAAGGCACCGCGAGGGCATGCACACATGCAGGATTTGCCTGCGCGCGGTTAAAACAATTACTTGCCGGATTTGGATATAGAGGCGCCGAGCTTACCAGTAATAAGTAGTAGTACGAGCTGTGCAGGCGGTGGTAGGTGAGATGAGCGAGCGGCCGTTGCCTTGCCGGCTTTGCGTCGCCAACGCCACGTGGTGACCCGGCCTGGGCGCTTGGCTCGTTGCTCGCCTCGCCGCGTGTTTGCTAGTACTACAGGCGAAGGCATTTGCCACGCTATGGTGATCGTTTAGTAAGAACAGGACAAAATTGTTTCCTTGCTGCTTAGTACAACAACATCAGAGTGGCGCAGCGGAAGCGTGGTGGGCCCATAACCCACAGGTCTCAGGATCGAAACCCGGCTCTGataattgatctttttttttactcctcTGCCTTGCTAACTTGCTGTTCGCCTTTTCTTGTACTGAATTCTGCACTTCTGCAACAACGTTTTTGGTTTGTCATGCAAATTCTGATGTTTGGCAAGTTTTACTCCCATCAGATGCGTTAACTGGGTGAATCTGGATGAGTGTAATTTTGATCTTAATCGCTCCTAGTTAACTCGATAAATAAATGTACTATATGATTCCTGCAAAAAGGAAAACGATGGCATTGCTAACATCCAAAACAGAACCCGTTTTGGAGGGAAggagaacaaaagaaaaaacataaaagTTTGTAAATTTTAGTTTAGGTtatcttttaatattttattatcgGTGTCTCATTTTAGATCATTCTTTAACCAATATTTTCATATGAATGATTTCGAGTATGTCGGCTCCTATTTATCACTGAACTCCAATAATACATTTAAACTATTGTTCTGACATATGACAAGTGGATGCATATACATAAAATACTTTAGGGTggtccaaaataaaataaaggtaAGATAACCCAATCTAAAGTAAAAATATTAGTTAAAAGACAGTACAAAACAAAACAACGGTAATAAAAAGTTACGCAAAGTGAAATTTTCCGAAAAGTTGTACTTCTACGAGTACAGATATTGGTGTGGCCATGATGAATTGCAGATGAAATCCAATTTCTTGATAATTTGTACTAGAATCTGGACATtgtcaatactccctccgtccaaaaaaaaaaggcaaaccctgagtttccgtgttcaattttgattgtccgtcttatattaaatttttttataattcgtatttttattgttgttaaatgataaaacataattaatattttatgcgtgacttgtcttttcaattatttttataattttttcaaataagacggacgatcaaacgttgagtattttatgtgtgacttgtctttttttttttaaaggacggagggagtacgcaataactcttttttttttcttaaaagaaaaggACTAGCAAGTACTCCTACTCATCATCATTACTTCATCAGACTGGCAGAGCGTCTCCCTTGAGCAAATGACTACTAGTACGACTACCAAATGACTTGAGAGGCTCACTCCAATCCCTTGGTCCTTTCAGAGACCGTCCTGTGCCAACCACAACCTGGAATGTAGCGAGTTTCTAAAGAACGCATGTATCAAATGTTCAAATCCTTCATGGTGCAAGCCAAGAACACCATGACTACTTCCATTGCTTTTTAAATGCAGGAAGCCAGAACAGAGCCATCGTTTCACTTATTTACGGAATAAGCGAAatagcatatttgcaaacgaaagtattttgtaaataaaacttttatatacatgttcttagcgatctaaaagcaaaggttaaaaaataaacttcgatgaaaaaccttaaaatttgctctaaatttaaggttgaaaattcaaattttagttgataagcataagcataagcgaaaagataaggCTTTTCTTCGAGCTCAGATAAACGCAATTACGAGTTAGATCACCAACTCTCCTTGTTCATCATTAATCTTAAAAATACTAATTGTATCTTCTAGTTATTTAGAAAGGTCGGGGGGAAAGGTTATTAGAGAACTTGTTGAGATAATGAATTACAGTTCCATTGCATATCTTTGCGGCAAACAGAAGGATCGAGGATGGATACAGAAAAATGGTCAAAACTGAGCAGTAACACACAGCTCAACTACAGTTACACATGCACCAGACTTACTAGTAGGAGGGCGTGGAAGAAATCTTGTAAGCTAGCAGTGCAATGAGGGTTACTGTCGTGGCAAAGCTCACGGCCAAACCACCCCACAGAATCGTATCAACATCTGGGAACCTCCTAGCTGCTACATTTAGTCGCTGAATCTCCCCTACCTGTTTCGCTGTATCACTTTCGCTACTTTTCACCGCTCCTTCAACATTTCTTCTCACAAGTTTAGACTGAACAGCTTCCTGATGAGTAGCATCACCACAGGATTGGGGCGTCGAATTTTCGGATCGCTCTGGACCGGGATTGCATTGCTGTGCTGCATCAGAGCATGTGCAGGCACCACAAGAGTCCGTGCCGCAGCAAGTGGCTTCCTCAACCTGACTTGGCCTGTATTCTTCTTGCAGTTCACTGTGATTATGCTTCTGTGTTTCCTTTGCTACAACGGATCCTTCTATCACTTCACCAAACACAGACCATCTCCCAACAGATGTGATCTTCACATCTGCTGATGTTCCTAACATGCTATCAGGAGCAATGACAAGCACCTGGATATATCCTTTGGTATGTCCAACCTGTGCAGCAAAAGATAATTTCAGGAAAAAGTTTATGTGACTATAAATGTGGCAACTCGCACAAACACCATCGATGATAAGATTGCCAGCAATAATGACACGCTTACCAAATGAACACCATCAGTAGCTATTTCAGTGATCCATATCCTCTCTACTTTGCCTTCCATTCCTTGGTAGGGTGAAAATGACTCGAAAACTGAGGTCAATTCACGGCTCCTTTTCTTCACTTCAACGCTTGGAACCTTTTTCATCCTAGCAGCAGGTGTTCCTACAGAACACAAAGAAACAACATTATAGACAAAGACATGGGGGAAAACTGATGAAGAATATTTCtagaaaacaaaagttagaaaaagaTACCTGGTCTGGGGTAGAATTGTGATATGTGAACCTGAGGGAATAGATATTGTTTTACAAGGTTAACAGTTTGAGAGAAATCCTCATCAGTCTCACCTGAAAAATGGCAAGATTATACTTTAGCTTAAACTACTATCGACATCTTTGAATGATTTAATAAACAAAGATGAAGGTTATTCATAAATGATCACTTTAAGTAAGGTTGAATAGCTAAACCAAGATATTTATTTTACCGGGGAATCCACAAATAATATCTGTAGCAATTTGCATTCCAGGGACAAGCTCACAAAGAGTGTCAACTACCCTCCTGAATTCACTCACAGTGTATTCACGATTCATTGCCTGAGATGTATAGTTGTGGAATAAGTCAGGGCCAGGCGCAAACACTACAGATAGGTTACAAGCAAATAATTACCCAATTATATTTGGGTTTTATATCCATATGTTGCTGTAAGTTCAAGCATACCGTTAAAACTGCATCACTTCCTGATTGTACAGGAACGTGGAGGAAAGAATAAACACAGGGATGGCACAAAACACTAGCAATCTCCTTCAAATGCTCCAATATGAAAGGAGGATTGGTCATGCCAATGCGAAGCATCGTGCTTCTGTCCGCAGGAAGCTCAGCAGCAATTCCATTTAATAGATTTGGAAGATTTGTACCGATATCCCTGCCTGAAAACCTCGCAAAGTCAGAGGAGCAAATTGCCATAATAATTCTATGGCTTATCTCTCAGAAGGAATCCAAAAAGATCTGGACAATGGTATTACCATAAGCACCAGTATCCTCACTACTCAACCATATTTCTCGGACACCTTCAGAGACAACAATTTTCACACGATCTACCTAGAGTAGCAAACCAATTTTCATGCTTGAGATTTAAATAAATAAG
This window of the Oryza sativa Japonica Group chromosome 4, ASM3414082v1 genome carries:
- the LOC4335891 gene encoding uncharacterized protein produces the protein MEMEDIEDVLGPAGIAGGGAAPGLRLPLAAVAVKPKRPRSSRVAQTRPQPEARIPGTQTIYVKTFGCSHNQSDSEYMSGQLSAFGYAITEEPEGADLWLINTCTVKNPSQSAMTTLISKCKSANKPLVVAGCVPQGSRDLKELEGISVIGVQQIDRVVEVVEETLKGHEVRLLSRKTLPSLDLPKVRKNKFIEILPINVGCLGACTYCKTKHARGHLGSYTIESLVDRVKIVVSEGVREIWLSSEDTGAYGRDIGTNLPNLLNGIAAELPADRSTMLRIGMTNPPFILEHLKEIASVLCHPCVYSFLHVPVQSGSDAVLTAMNREYTVSEFRRVVDTLCELVPGMQIATDIICGFPGETDEDFSQTVNLVKQYLFPQVHISQFYPRPGTPAARMKKVPSVEVKKRSRELTSVFESFSPYQGMEGKVERIWITEIATDGVHLVGHTKGYIQVLVIAPDSMLGTSADVKITSVGRWSVFGEVIEGSVVAKETQKHNHSELQEEYRPSQVEEATCCGTDSCGACTCSDAAQQCNPGPERSENSTPQSCGDATHQEAVQSKLVRRNVEGAVKSSESDTAKQVGEIQRLNVAARRFPDVDTILWGGLAVSFATTVTLIALLAYKISSTPSY